One stretch of Castor canadensis chromosome 12, mCasCan1.hap1v2, whole genome shotgun sequence DNA includes these proteins:
- the Cfap276 gene encoding cilia- and flagella-associated protein 276 produces the protein MPLTQETFHHPALDKGDSCLGKQRGYKKLPPKNPTHLAQQQEPWYRLSSTPTVTSMRRESYFFDSKIPKDDLDFRLATLYDHHTGAFKNKNEILLHQETTQDAYGKSQFPEECLPPSPLPPITFLPNIRQWINPKKESIYSIQGSIVSPHTAATNGGYSRKNDGGFFST, from the exons ATGCCTCTCACTCAGGAAACTTTCCATCACCCTGCGTTAGATAAAGGCGATTCCTGCTTGGGAAAACAGCGGGGTTACAAG AAATTGCCACCCAAGAATCCAACTCACCTTGCTCAGCAGCAAGAACCCTGGTATCGGCTCAGTTCAACTCCCACGGTCACCTCCATGAGGCGGGAATCCTATTTTTTTGACTCCAAG ATTCCAAAGGATGACCTGGATTTCCGCTTAGCAACCTTGTACGACCACCATACTGGGGCATTCAAGAACAAAAATGAGATACTGTTGCACCAGGAGACCACCCAGGATGCCTATGG CAAAAGCCAGTTTCCTGAAGAATGTCTACCCCCTTCTCCTCTACCACCCATCACTTTCCTGCCTAACATCAGACAATGGATCAACCCTAAGAAGGAGTCCATCTATAGCATCCAGGGATCCATAG tGTCTCCTCACACTGCAGCTACGAATGGAGGTTACTCCCGAAAGAATGACGGTGGTTTCTTCTCCACCTAG